Genomic window (Desulforapulum autotrophicum HRM2):
GTCTGCCCATGGATCTTCCTGTCGGACAGGGAAAGCTTTTTAAAACACGAGAGAACAAGGGCGTTAAGGTCCGTGGGTGCCACTTGGTATTTTCCTGCCCTGGCATATCCGATAAGCTGGCTGGTAAATACTGTTCCTTTATGAACGGTTTGCAGAATCTGGGACAAATGGTCGTAAAAGGGATGGGATGGTTGCAGGTCCTTGATAACAAGGCTGGCCCGTCCCTGTATGGCCATGAGAAGATTGTTGAATTCGTGGGCAATTCCTTCGGTCAAGGTTGTGATTTCAACAATCTCTCCTTCTTTCATACGCCTCATTGTCATACGTTTCTCCTGTTGTGGGCTTGTTGTTCAAAAGTCATGCCATTTCCCCTGTGAAACCAGGCCCTCCTGGATGGCAAACCTTGTTAACCCTGCTACGCTGCTGATCATGAGTTTGTTCATGATATTTCTCCGATGGGCTTCCACCGTTTTGATACTGACAAACAGCCGTTCTGCAATCTGCCTTGTTTTGACGCCTTCGGCAATGAGCTGGAGGACCTCTCGTTCCCTTGGAGAAATCCGACCAAAAGGACATTTCTGGGGGGTGTCCGGGGCAGATGTACAGCTGTCAGCAAGGGTTTTTGCAATGGATGGGCTGATGTAATACTTGCCCCTGCCAACAGCCTGGATGGCATCAAAAAGTTCCGCAAAGGCAGAATCCTTGAGCACATAGGCAATGGCACCGGCGTTGAACATCCTGTCTATGTAACGCCTGTCGGCGTGCATGGAAAGGGCAATTACCCTGGTTCTGGGAAGGGCTTGCATGATTTTTTCTGTTGCAATTGAACCATTCATATTGGGCATGGTGATGTCCATTATTACAATATCGGGCTTGAATTTCACTGCTAAACAGACGGCCTGGCGTCCGTTTTCAGCCATCCAGGGAACTTCAAGCCCTTTTCTCTCCAGGAGAACCCTGAGCCCCTCCCGAACGATGGCATGGTCATCTGCTATGAGGATGCGGGGGGGCATGGGGTTTAGATCCTGTGGATTTCAAATTCAGGGAGGCCGGGGGCAAGATTCTCATTGGCAGCCATGAGGGGGTCTTTTCCCGAAATAACAGCCGTTCCCTTGCTGGTTTCTGCTGTTTTGAAATACCGTTCGGCACAGGCCTGGATTCTGGGCTTGTCAAGGAGCAGAAGGGCCGATTTAAACTGTTTTCTTCTCTCGTCGGTCAGCATGAGGACATCCCTGTAAAAGGCCTTGATGGCAGCAGGTCCAGGGGTTTCGGGCTTGTCGATTTCCGCGCAAACCTGGAGTATTGCCTCCTTGATATCGTCTTCCGTGTAGTCCCCGCCCAGGATAAAGCCACAGGCATCCTGGTAAACCTTTATGGTTCGACGGATGTTGGGATCACGGTAAGAGCCAAAGGAAAATGTTCCCTCCTGGGTGGAATACGTGGCAAATCCACCATAGGCCCCGCCCTTTTCCCGGATTTCCCGGTG
Coding sequences:
- a CDS encoding response regulator: MPPRILIADDHAIVREGLRVLLERKGLEVPWMAENGRQAVCLAVKFKPDIVIMDITMPNMNGSIATEKIMQALPRTRVIALSMHADRRYIDRMFNAGAIAYVLKDSAFAELFDAIQAVGRGKYYISPSIAKTLADSCTSAPDTPQKCPFGRISPREREVLQLIAEGVKTRQIAERLFVSIKTVEAHRRNIMNKLMISSVAGLTRFAIQEGLVSQGKWHDF